A section of the Luteolibacter flavescens genome encodes:
- a CDS encoding glycosyltransferase, translating to MRCLWITRQDPRPADSGELIYTLGLLKALAAQPGMDITVLAHHPNPRPCARGNAATDDPQRRLEQGKASYENGDPSAAVAHLQAARQDPRLAEEAAGLAERITAEIEGAPKNASRFGGRGQAVNWELHGTIPSGRLRSLASTLPGDAFRLGNPVQRAELKRLLEKKWDWIVIDQAACAWALGMIGKEQKVVYLAHNHEATVRREVAADGRGSLPMRMALKLDATKYARMEAALCRRADLISAITPRDAEAFKKENPGKPVCVLPPGYTGSIPDGPPRPITEESPRTVLLAGTFEWLAKRRNLESFLKAAAAPFQEAKIAFQVAGKADPEWFAALARQYPWASFAANVPSMAPYLDQARIGLIPEALGGGFKLKALDYIFRGLPLASVEAALSGVPVDPATEAIAAPDPESLALAVAGKIDDLAFLNHAASRAVDACRHAFHWEDRGELLGRALGNPDAFRS from the coding sequence ATGCGCTGCCTCTGGATCACCCGGCAAGACCCCCGCCCCGCCGACAGCGGCGAGCTGATCTACACGCTCGGCCTGCTGAAGGCCCTCGCGGCGCAGCCGGGCATGGACATCACGGTCTTGGCCCATCATCCGAATCCGCGGCCATGCGCCCGTGGAAATGCCGCGACCGATGACCCGCAGCGCCGTCTGGAGCAGGGCAAGGCAAGCTACGAGAATGGCGACCCTTCCGCCGCCGTCGCCCATCTACAGGCCGCGCGGCAAGATCCGCGACTGGCCGAGGAAGCCGCCGGTCTGGCCGAGCGCATCACTGCGGAAATCGAAGGAGCCCCGAAGAACGCCTCGCGTTTCGGCGGCAGGGGCCAGGCGGTGAACTGGGAGCTCCATGGGACGATCCCGAGCGGCCGGCTCCGCAGCCTGGCCTCCACCTTGCCCGGCGACGCCTTTCGACTCGGAAATCCTGTTCAACGTGCCGAGCTGAAGCGCTTGTTAGAGAAAAAGTGGGACTGGATCGTCATCGATCAGGCTGCCTGTGCCTGGGCCCTCGGGATGATCGGCAAGGAGCAGAAGGTCGTTTACCTCGCTCACAATCACGAGGCGACGGTGCGCCGCGAAGTGGCCGCGGATGGCCGCGGATCGCTGCCCATGCGGATGGCGCTGAAGCTGGACGCCACCAAATACGCCCGGATGGAAGCTGCGCTCTGCCGCCGGGCCGATCTCATCTCCGCCATCACCCCGCGCGATGCGGAAGCCTTCAAAAAGGAGAACCCCGGCAAGCCCGTCTGCGTCCTCCCACCCGGCTACACGGGCAGCATTCCTGACGGACCGCCACGGCCCATCACGGAAGAGAGCCCTCGCACCGTGCTGCTGGCGGGGACCTTCGAGTGGCTGGCCAAGCGCCGGAATCTGGAGTCTTTCCTGAAAGCCGCCGCAGCCCCATTCCAAGAAGCAAAGATCGCCTTCCAGGTGGCGGGCAAGGCGGACCCCGAGTGGTTCGCGGCGCTGGCCCGGCAGTACCCGTGGGCGAGCTTCGCGGCGAATGTGCCGTCGATGGCCCCCTACCTCGATCAAGCCCGCATCGGCCTGATTCCGGAGGCCCTGGGCGGCGGCTTCAAGCTGAAGGCGCTCGACTACATCTTCCGCGGGCTGCCTCTCGCCTCGGTGGAGGCAGCACTCAGCGGTGTGCCGGTGGATCCCGCCACCGAGGCCATCGCCGCACCAGATCCCGAGTCGCTCGCGCTCGCCGTCGCCGGAAAAATCGACGACCTCGCCTTCCTCAATCACGCCGCGAGCCGGGCAGTCGATGCCTGCCGCCATGCCTTCCACTGGGAAGACCGCGGCGAGCTGTTAGGCCGCGCGCTCGGGAATCCCGACGCCTTCCGCTCATGA
- a CDS encoding glycosyltransferase family 4 protein — protein sequence MKILVHDYAGHAFPTSLSRALAARGYQVVHAFASSLQTPRGDLRRNENDAPTLEFREIPMDPEYPKYKYSFRRRRSMEIRYGQAAADFVREWRPDAVLSGNTPTETQEPITRATVEVGGRFYYWVQDFYSLAVDKLLRKKIPVAGGLIGSWYRMLDSKQFKRSSGIVAITSDFTPILREEFGVDPQRVSVVPNWAAIEDFPVHPKSNDWSRRHGLHDKFVFLYSGTIGMKHNPAMLLELAKKFRDDNSVRVVVVSEGIGADWLRRESAEAGLQNLLLLPYQPFAELPMVLGSGDVLVGILEEEAGIFSVPSKTLSYLCAARPILLAVPKENLAARITRDHGAGITVEPRDMEGFLSAAGFLQASPKECGEFGRKARAYAEETFPIEKIATTFEEILTAKA from the coding sequence ATGAAGATCTTGGTGCACGATTATGCAGGCCACGCTTTTCCCACGTCACTGAGCCGTGCGCTCGCGGCCCGTGGCTATCAGGTGGTGCATGCCTTCGCAAGTTCGCTCCAGACTCCACGCGGGGATCTTCGCCGGAACGAGAACGATGCGCCGACCTTGGAATTCCGCGAGATCCCGATGGATCCGGAATATCCAAAGTACAAATACTCCTTCCGCCGCCGGCGGAGCATGGAAATCCGCTACGGCCAAGCCGCGGCGGATTTCGTGCGTGAATGGAGGCCCGATGCGGTGCTCTCCGGGAATACGCCGACGGAAACCCAAGAACCCATCACCCGCGCCACCGTGGAAGTCGGCGGGCGTTTTTATTATTGGGTGCAGGATTTCTACAGCCTGGCGGTGGACAAGCTGCTCCGGAAAAAGATCCCGGTGGCCGGAGGCCTGATCGGGTCCTGGTACCGGATGTTGGATTCGAAGCAATTCAAGCGCAGCAGCGGGATCGTGGCGATCACCTCCGATTTCACGCCCATCCTGCGGGAAGAGTTCGGGGTCGATCCACAGCGCGTCTCGGTAGTGCCGAATTGGGCCGCCATCGAAGATTTCCCGGTCCATCCGAAGTCCAACGACTGGTCCCGCCGACACGGGCTGCACGACAAGTTCGTCTTCCTCTACTCCGGGACCATCGGCATGAAGCACAATCCGGCCATGCTGCTGGAACTGGCGAAAAAATTCCGCGACGACAACTCCGTCCGGGTCGTGGTCGTTTCGGAGGGAATTGGTGCCGACTGGCTGCGTCGCGAGTCCGCCGAGGCGGGTCTGCAGAACCTGCTGCTCCTGCCTTACCAGCCCTTTGCCGAGCTGCCGATGGTGTTGGGATCAGGCGACGTGCTTGTCGGCATCCTGGAGGAGGAAGCGGGGATCTTTTCCGTTCCCTCGAAGACACTCAGCTACTTGTGCGCGGCGCGACCCATCCTGCTGGCGGTGCCAAAGGAGAATCTGGCAGCCCGCATCACCCGGGACCATGGCGCGGGCATCACCGTCGAACCGCGTGACATGGAGGGCTTCCTCTCTGCGGCAGGCTTCCTTCAAGCATCGCCCAAGGAGTGCGGGGAATTCGGCAGAAAGGCCCGGGCCTATGCCGAAGAGACCTTTCCCATCGAGAAGATCGCCACGACCTTCGAGGAGATTCTAACAGCCAAGGCGTGA
- a CDS encoding glycosyltransferase, producing the protein MTSTPLTKTVALVDPLWVGHHPMYFSQFTAAFLRLGAFVIGLCPEPGEAFSAARAASIREVADFDRRVSTHKLPAGKKSWFNGRFEGDPARTYQRWKRCADTIFEAEQATNRKVDLVFFPYLDSYLRFLPFPSVPHLTIDRPWSGLYLRNHHHGETDSPVKSLRMLAKGDAIIRSPLCRGIGVLDERFIDPMKRYTRKDVHAFPDVTDSALPAAPYALAEEIRAKAGGRKIIGLLGMERRKGLLNLLRVAEKARELRLPLYFACGGRYERPEYSDEEHALVEQTARRVASGEIDNLHFTLPGGRIPAEEDFNAVFRTFDVAWAAYEGFEGSSGTLGKAAAFDIPCLATAGECIGHRIEGYRTGLTIPEGDSDRALEALRRILDGRDWEDKPLHGDYARFREDHGLARLDSLLGGILSRV; encoded by the coding sequence ATGACTTCCACTCCCCTGACGAAGACCGTCGCTTTGGTTGACCCGCTCTGGGTCGGCCACCATCCGATGTACTTTTCACAGTTCACCGCGGCCTTCCTGCGGCTGGGCGCATTCGTCATCGGCCTCTGCCCGGAGCCCGGCGAGGCATTCTCCGCGGCACGCGCCGCATCGATCAGAGAGGTGGCGGACTTCGACCGCCGCGTCTCGACGCACAAGCTGCCTGCGGGAAAGAAGAGCTGGTTCAACGGACGCTTCGAAGGCGATCCGGCCCGCACCTATCAACGCTGGAAGCGCTGCGCCGACACCATCTTCGAGGCAGAGCAAGCCACCAACCGCAAGGTGGATCTGGTCTTCTTCCCGTATCTCGACAGCTACCTGCGCTTCCTCCCCTTCCCCTCGGTGCCGCACCTGACCATCGACCGGCCGTGGAGCGGACTCTACCTGCGGAATCACCACCATGGCGAGACCGACTCGCCGGTGAAGTCACTGCGCATGCTGGCGAAGGGCGACGCGATCATCCGCAGCCCGCTGTGCCGCGGCATCGGCGTGCTCGACGAACGCTTCATCGACCCGATGAAGCGCTACACCCGCAAGGACGTGCATGCCTTTCCCGATGTGACGGATTCGGCACTCCCAGCCGCTCCATACGCGCTGGCCGAGGAGATCCGGGCAAAGGCGGGCGGGCGGAAGATCATCGGCCTGCTCGGCATGGAGCGCCGCAAGGGCCTCCTCAATCTCCTGCGCGTCGCGGAGAAGGCGCGCGAACTACGGCTTCCATTGTACTTCGCCTGCGGCGGTCGCTACGAGCGACCGGAGTATTCCGACGAGGAACACGCTCTCGTCGAGCAGACCGCCCGCAGGGTCGCGAGCGGCGAGATCGACAATCTCCACTTCACCCTGCCCGGCGGACGTATTCCCGCGGAGGAGGATTTCAATGCCGTCTTCCGCACCTTCGACGTTGCCTGGGCGGCCTACGAAGGCTTTGAGGGAAGCAGCGGCACGCTTGGCAAGGCCGCGGCATTCGACATTCCCTGCCTGGCCACGGCGGGCGAGTGCATCGGCCACCGGATCGAGGGTTACCGCACCGGACTGACCATTCCCGAGGGCGATAGCGACCGCGCGCTGGAAGCGCTCCGCCGCATCCTCGACGGACGAGATTGGGAGGACAAGCCCTTGCACGGCGACTACGCCCGCTTCCGCGAAGATCACGGACTCGCGCGCCTCGACTCGCTGCTCGGTGGGATTCTCAGCCGGGTGTGA
- a CDS encoding MBL fold metallo-hydrolase — MISEILRVRTPLVSFHVLRDDAGLLLLDAGFVGGVGFLRRALVRRGWENEPIRGILLTHGHLDHTLNVARLAREHGAWIAAPRADAERYLGRGSSRGWGRIGGMLEAIGRPVLGFRPFVPDRLIDDGDEIETGCGLRAVSLPGHTEGHTGYYCEALRLLFCGDLFASFGRWSHFPPAILNADPGKMAASVRKALSLDLAGVLPNHADDAEPSEHLRRLRVLADRLTPG, encoded by the coding sequence GTGATTTCCGAGATTCTGCGGGTGCGGACGCCGCTCGTGAGTTTTCACGTGCTGAGAGATGATGCAGGCTTGTTGCTGCTCGATGCAGGGTTTGTCGGCGGCGTGGGTTTTCTCCGCCGTGCCCTCGTCCGGCGGGGGTGGGAAAACGAGCCGATCCGCGGGATACTCCTCACCCACGGTCATCTGGATCACACGCTGAATGTCGCCCGCCTCGCGCGTGAGCACGGCGCGTGGATCGCCGCGCCACGCGCGGATGCGGAGCGCTATCTCGGCCGCGGCAGCTCGCGGGGCTGGGGGCGGATCGGGGGAATGCTGGAGGCAATCGGCCGTCCGGTTTTAGGATTTCGTCCCTTTGTTCCCGACCGCTTGATTGACGATGGCGACGAAATCGAGACCGGGTGCGGACTTCGCGCGGTGAGCTTGCCCGGCCACACCGAGGGCCATACCGGTTACTATTGCGAGGCTCTCAGGCTGCTCTTTTGCGGCGACCTTTTTGCCAGCTTCGGAAGGTGGTCGCATTTCCCTCCGGCGATCCTGAATGCCGACCCCGGGAAAATGGCGGCCAGCGTCAGGAAGGCCCTCTCGCTCGATCTCGCGGGAGTCTTGCCAAATCACGCCGACGATGCGGAACCGTCGGAGCACCTGCGACGCCTGCGGGTGCTGGCGGACCGCCTCACACCCGGCTGA
- a CDS encoding O-antigen ligase family protein, with product MTATHDAVEVPSTAAAPWVERLLWVFMISFAFDYRASQAREASGGAGFDQLIFLGLAVFSTAGIVLLGWRHLLVRPGAWLILGWGGFLGFMAANALMQGVAPGRSLRIILPLILCLAGMINAHIAGCVGVKPSRIVMPVFAAACTNVLWRIFHGFVFKGVTMETARVEVQSSANNWLAAWIGCALLLRSRFHWLLPVAVGVLFFGIFITVTRSLLFPVMASACAASLCFILGVRWGIYQPFDAVKRLWPGFAIGLFAIGAVGIAAIAQPHQIERWNERLFHHAEDRNTKADISFLTRVAEADAIFEILNREPVHYLHGKGIGASYYWHPSYMQEIHLVFPPDEEIGDDVWFAGHSTWTYSLFSGGVIGLLAHIALIGGVMAASMAAARANASDPGPDQWLAFLPFIAACCLLSETLTSNPFDERLASMIFGVMAGLSQAFLVRASWIHAGQPISLR from the coding sequence ATGACGGCGACCCACGATGCCGTCGAGGTGCCATCCACGGCCGCCGCGCCATGGGTGGAGCGGCTGCTGTGGGTCTTCATGATTTCCTTCGCCTTCGACTACCGCGCCTCGCAGGCCCGCGAGGCCAGCGGCGGCGCGGGATTCGACCAGCTCATTTTCCTCGGGCTCGCGGTCTTTTCCACGGCGGGCATCGTCCTGTTAGGCTGGAGGCACCTTCTTGTCCGACCCGGCGCGTGGCTCATCCTCGGCTGGGGCGGGTTCCTCGGCTTCATGGCGGCGAATGCGCTGATGCAGGGCGTGGCCCCGGGCCGCTCCCTGCGCATCATCCTGCCGCTCATCCTCTGCCTCGCGGGGATGATCAATGCCCACATCGCGGGCTGCGTAGGGGTGAAGCCCTCGCGCATCGTCATGCCGGTCTTCGCCGCCGCCTGCACGAACGTGCTGTGGCGGATTTTCCACGGCTTCGTCTTCAAGGGAGTGACCATGGAGACGGCGCGCGTGGAGGTGCAGAGCTCCGCGAACAACTGGCTCGCCGCGTGGATCGGCTGCGCGCTGCTGCTGCGCTCGCGCTTTCACTGGCTGCTGCCGGTGGCGGTGGGCGTGCTGTTCTTCGGCATCTTCATCACGGTCACGCGGTCGTTGCTTTTCCCCGTGATGGCGTCCGCCTGTGCGGCCTCGCTGTGCTTCATCCTCGGCGTCCGCTGGGGAATCTATCAACCCTTTGACGCGGTGAAGCGGCTGTGGCCCGGCTTTGCCATCGGGCTCTTCGCCATCGGAGCGGTCGGCATCGCAGCAATCGCCCAGCCGCATCAGATCGAGCGGTGGAACGAGCGCCTCTTCCACCACGCCGAGGACCGGAATACAAAGGCGGACATCTCCTTCCTCACCCGCGTGGCCGAGGCGGATGCCATCTTCGAGATCCTCAACCGCGAGCCCGTCCACTACCTGCATGGCAAGGGCATCGGTGCCTCCTACTACTGGCATCCCTCCTACATGCAGGAGATCCATCTCGTTTTCCCGCCGGACGAGGAAATCGGTGACGATGTCTGGTTCGCCGGCCACTCCACCTGGACCTACTCGCTCTTCTCCGGCGGCGTGATCGGCCTGCTCGCCCACATCGCCCTGATCGGCGGTGTCATGGCTGCATCGATGGCCGCGGCGCGTGCGAACGCCTCCGACCCCGGGCCGGACCAGTGGCTCGCATTCCTGCCGTTCATCGCGGCATGCTGCCTGCTCAGCGAGACGCTAACCTCAAACCCCTTCGATGAACGACTCGCCTCGATGATTTTCGGCGTGATGGCCGGATTGTCGCAGGCTTTCCTTGTGCGCGCTTCTTGGATCCATGCCGGGCAGCCGATCTCTCTCCGATGA
- a CDS encoding FAD-dependent oxidoreductase gives MKADVLVLGGGSAGLAAAVTAARAGARVVLVERHGFAGGMGTASLVHTFCGLYLLNEETPVIANAGFPAEIAARMLAATGEGGPVKMGRVWVLRQHPVEFVRIADDLLRESGVEVLFHTEALSVERDAGGWKAAVICRGQRREIHARTIIDASGDAVLADLLGAPSEMTESSRLQRPAYVFGVQGAADGEQGLALAGRIVDGIRRGLLSKETLGLHFRASGRAGEIFGTIDLSGAEEGDYDPLDAACLSRLEVAGRSVAAAAVEFFRKEAAGWESACISHWPVRAGVRESRRWKGRHVLTEAEVLGGVRHEDDIALATWPLEFRETNRGPKLRYPQDDRAAGIPLGCLMPESLDGVFVAGRCISCDHGAQASVRVMGTCFATGQAAGLAAAITARGDAEDLAKRIREAFPSVI, from the coding sequence GTGAAGGCGGACGTGCTGGTGCTCGGCGGGGGCAGTGCCGGCCTGGCCGCCGCGGTGACGGCGGCACGCGCGGGAGCCCGGGTTGTCCTCGTGGAGCGACACGGCTTTGCCGGTGGCATGGGCACCGCTTCGCTGGTCCACACCTTTTGCGGTCTCTATCTGCTGAATGAGGAGACGCCGGTGATTGCGAATGCCGGCTTCCCCGCGGAGATCGCCGCTCGGATGCTGGCCGCCACGGGCGAAGGCGGACCGGTGAAAATGGGCCGCGTCTGGGTGCTGCGCCAGCATCCGGTGGAGTTTGTTAGAATCGCCGATGACCTCCTGCGCGAGAGCGGCGTGGAGGTGCTCTTCCATACGGAGGCCTTGTCCGTCGAGCGAGATGCCGGGGGCTGGAAGGCTGCGGTCATCTGCCGCGGACAACGCCGCGAGATCCACGCGCGGACCATCATCGATGCCTCGGGCGATGCCGTGCTAGCCGATCTGTTAGGCGCGCCGTCGGAGATGACGGAGTCTTCCCGGCTCCAGCGTCCCGCTTACGTCTTCGGTGTCCAGGGTGCGGCGGATGGCGAGCAGGGCCTCGCGCTCGCGGGCCGGATCGTCGATGGCATCCGGCGGGGATTGCTCTCGAAGGAAACGCTCGGCCTTCACTTCCGCGCCAGCGGCAGGGCGGGGGAAATCTTTGGTACCATCGATCTCAGCGGCGCGGAGGAAGGTGACTACGATCCACTGGATGCCGCCTGCCTTTCGCGCCTGGAAGTCGCCGGACGCAGCGTGGCCGCCGCCGCGGTGGAGTTTTTCAGGAAGGAAGCGGCAGGCTGGGAGAGTGCCTGCATCTCCCATTGGCCCGTGCGAGCCGGTGTCCGGGAGAGCCGCCGTTGGAAAGGACGGCACGTTCTCACGGAAGCCGAGGTGCTCGGCGGCGTGCGGCACGAGGACGACATCGCGCTCGCGACTTGGCCGCTGGAATTCCGCGAGACGAACCGCGGGCCCAAGCTGCGCTACCCGCAAGATGACCGCGCGGCGGGCATCCCGCTGGGCTGCCTGATGCCGGAGTCGCTCGACGGGGTCTTCGTCGCCGGGCGCTGCATCTCCTGTGATCACGGCGCGCAGGCGTCGGTGCGGGTCATGGGGACGTGCTTTGCCACGGGGCAGGCAGCCGGCTTGGCCGCAGCAATCACAGCAAGGGGCGATGCGGAGGACTTGGCAAAGCGGATCCGCGAAGCATTTCCGTCGGTCATTTGA
- a CDS encoding acyl carrier protein — MNQGPTAEEVVTMLQEEGLVDLAPDFPVDGDLFAAGLDSMAVMQLIVVVEERFGAVISPEDAGRENLGTPSALADLIGRKLA, encoded by the coding sequence ATGAACCAAGGGCCGACAGCGGAAGAAGTGGTGACGATGCTCCAAGAGGAAGGTCTGGTGGATCTGGCTCCTGATTTCCCTGTCGATGGAGATCTCTTCGCCGCAGGGCTCGACTCGATGGCGGTGATGCAGCTCATCGTCGTGGTGGAGGAGCGCTTCGGCGCGGTTATCAGCCCGGAAGACGCGGGCCGGGAAAACCTCGGGACGCCCTCGGCACTCGCGGATCTCATCGGGAGGAAGCTCGCGTGA